The Hippea jasoniae genome includes the window TACACCAACATGGATATTGGCTGTTTTATCCACCCTGAATTCTACTTCACCTGCTTTTACCCTTTTGACGGCATCTGCAACATCAAATGTCACGGTTCCAACCTTTGGATTTGGCATTAAGCCCCTTGGTCCAAGTATTTTACCAAGACGACCTACAATACCCATCATATCTGGTGTAGCTATAACCTTATCAAACTCAAGCCAGCCCTCTTTTGCAATTTTATCAGCATACTCCTGACCGCCTACATAATCAGCGCCAGCTTCTTCGGCTTCCTTAATCTTTTCACCCTTGGCAAATACAAGAACCTTAACCTGTTTACCCGTGCCATGCGGCAGGCTAACAGAACCCCTTACAATCTGATCGGAGTGTTTGGGATCAACACCCAACTTCATGTGGACTTCAACCGTTTCATCGTAATTAGC containing:
- the rplA gene encoding 50S ribosomal protein L1 encodes the protein MAKRGKKYLEALKKYDYLKEYSLDEALKILKEIAYANYDETVEVHMKLGVDPKHSDQIVRGSVSLPHGTGKQVKVLVFAKGEKIKEAEEAGADYVGGQEYADKIAKEGWLEFDKVIATPDMMGIVGRLGKILGPRGLMPNPKVGTVTFDVADAVKRVKAGEVEFRVDKTANIHVGVGKKSFDEEKLKENILALYDAVIKAKPAAAKGKYVKSFHIATTHSPSVKVNVQSLQR